The proteins below are encoded in one region of Flavobacterium sp. IMCC34852:
- the cysQ gene encoding 3'(2'),5'-bisphosphate nucleotidase CysQ: protein MSQLMFSKKEILKLQDIAIEAVLAAGSVIIEIYNKDFKVAFKEDESPLTIADQEANVKIEQILKKTLIPIISEESRQLPYEARKDWQCCWIVDPLDGTKEFIKKNDEFTVNIALVEDGKPLMGVIFAPALNELYYGNVFDSKGYKAKVNSGDSLETVRNNSVPIAPKKDQEVYRVVGSRSHMNDDTLLFVDQLKEKTNQKIDIISKGSSLKLCLVAEGSADAYPRFAPTMEWDIAAGHAICNAVGLKVRQQNSDGELQYNKENLLNPYFSVTND, encoded by the coding sequence ATGTCACAATTAATGTTTTCAAAAAAGGAAATTTTAAAACTTCAGGATATTGCAATTGAAGCTGTTTTAGCGGCAGGTTCAGTTATAATTGAAATTTACAATAAAGATTTTAAAGTAGCTTTCAAAGAAGACGAGTCTCCTTTGACTATAGCCGATCAAGAGGCTAATGTAAAAATTGAGCAAATTTTAAAGAAGACATTGATTCCTATCATAAGTGAAGAATCGCGTCAATTACCTTATGAGGCGCGGAAGGATTGGCAGTGTTGTTGGATTGTAGATCCTTTAGACGGCACTAAGGAATTCATTAAAAAAAATGATGAGTTTACAGTAAATATTGCCTTGGTGGAGGATGGTAAACCTTTGATGGGCGTTATTTTTGCACCGGCACTGAATGAGTTGTATTATGGTAATGTATTTGATTCAAAGGGTTATAAGGCCAAAGTCAACTCCGGTGATTCTCTGGAAACGGTGCGTAATAACAGCGTTCCAATTGCTCCTAAAAAAGATCAAGAAGTTTACAGAGTTGTTGGTAGTAGATCTCATATGAATGACGACACCTTACTTTTTGTTGATCAATTAAAAGAAAAGACCAACCAAAAAATTGATATTATATCCAAAGGAAGTTCATTAAAGTTATGTTTGGTAGCCGAAGGTTCGGCTGATGCTTATCCGAGATTTGCGCCAACAATGGAATGGGACATCGCTGCCGGACATGCTATATGTAATGCTGTTGGTTTAAAAGTCAGACAACAAAATTCCGATGGGGAACTACAATACAATAAAGAGAATCTTTTAAATCCTTATTTTTCAGTAACCAATGATTGA